The genomic region CTAGAACACACCCTACAAATCTTCGCCAGCGCCAGGACGAGGTGAGGGGGAGAAGCTAGAGGCAAAAAGCCACTAATAAGAATCCTATGAATTTATAGCTCTTTTCTGTTGGTAATGGTGCTAATTGGCTCTTCCAAATCGTACAGAAGCTTAGAGAAGTTGGCCTAGGCTCTTGTTTAATAAAGGCTTTTCCCATGATAGATTAGCCCCTCTGTTATTGCTGCAACCTGTGTATTATCTGGATGCAAAAAGACAAAATCTACGAACAATTTAGAATTTCTTTTCGTCCAATTACTTATAGTGACTAAATAATCGGATTGCAGGGTTAGAAATGTTAAATGGTCGTTATACTACTGGAACTTGAAGAATTACCCTAGTTTTTGGCACGGGAATTGCTAATCATTAAATACTGAGGCAGTTGCACAAGCTAAGAAGGTTATCCGCTATAGCGTTTGATTAGCTGGCAAGCACCCAAGCAGAAATACGGGGTTTTGGGGATGTAATGAGAAAACTAGCAATAATAGCTTGAAGTTTTCTTGTGATATGCAATAGTCTTTCACATAAGGGAATCCATGCTGCGTTGTGTAGGTTATTAAGGGGGATTCACCGATGGTACAGTATGTATGGAATGGTCAACAAGATCCGGTGAGAGAAGATGAGGAAGAAAAAATCCCATCTTATATCAGCAGATTAACACAAACAGAATTATTAACGCCTCATGAAGAAAATGAACTTGCATTGCTGGCACTGGCCGGCAATGAAGAGGCGCGAAAACGATTAGTCGAAGCCAATATGCGCTTAGTGGTTAATATCGCCAAGCATTATCGCAACCATGCTATCCCCTTCGAAGATTTAGTGCAGGAAGGTGCGATTGGCCTTATGAATGCCATCTCGCGCTTCGATCCTGATAAAGGTTATCGTTTTAGCACTTACGCAACCCACTGGATTAGGCAATCTATCGGACGCGCCCTTGATAACAAATCCAAAGCTATCCGGCTTCCTGCTCATGTTTCCGAAACCCTTCGACGAATTATAAAAGAGAAAGCTCGACTGCTGCGAGAGATGGGTGAAGACCCTGATCCTGAGCAATTAGCCCAAGCTTGCGGCGTCAGCACCGGAAAAATCGTCCGCTTGCTCCAGTCCTCTCAAGAACCATTGTCGCTGGATATGATGGTTGGAGATGAAGAGAATGCCGCTCTGGGTTCTTTCCTGTCCGACTCGACCGTCTCAAACCCGGAAGAGATGATCCTTAAATTGGAATTTCAGACTGAAGTAGAAGAGATTTTCGCTTCGTTAAGCGAAAGAGAGCGCATGATCATTCGTCGCCGATTAGGTCTTGACAGTACCGAATCAAACGTTCTTCAGGATATCGGCACGGATCTCCAGCTTTCTCGTGAGCGCATCAGACAAATTGAAGCTAGCGCGATTAAGAAGCTTCGAACGTTGGCTAACCGCCGCCGTTTGAGAGATAAGTACGTTTCGTAAAAATACGATTTTCATCTAAAACCCCGACCCCCTCGAGTCCCCTCTCCCCCAAGAGGGGACTTTTCTTTTTGGAATTATTGGTGATAAGATGCGCCATTGGGTCTTGGGTGAAGTTAGACCTTATTCCGCATCAATAATGACCGACCTCGACGGCATTTGCCATAATAAGTTTTGCTTAGGAGGCTTCGGGTAATCTGAGTGAGGTAGAAGGAGTATTTGTAGTTATGGGGGTGCGTTTTGCCCATCCACAACCGGTAATCGTTTTTAAACAACCTTTTCACGAACGGGTTGAGCCGGCGACGACTGAACCTCGACTTGTTTATGCTCAAGGCGATATCGTTTTGGTCTGGTCAGTGGGACAGGTTATTTATTGCGCCACAAGTCAGGATGGCATTCGTTGGGCTGATCCGCAGCGGATTTGCCTTGAACGCGAACCTCTTATGAAACCTCTCTACATTCAATCGTGCCAACGAACAGTTCATCTTATTTGGCAGAGCGGAGATCGGGCAATCAGATATACCCACTCACGAGATGGCGGAAGGCGATGGGATCAACCTCGAACACTTCACTGGCGAAACCGGACCGATCCAGAACGAGACGAGCTAAACGGTTTTGCGCTTTGGCAAAATAACCTTTACATCAGTTGGAATGTAAGTGTAATCAGCAACCAAGAAAACCCTCGAGATCCAAGGCCACCCTATGGCATGTTTAGTCGAAATGGGGGGAATGATTGGAAATCACTCAACTCACCCATCCCTCATGAGATCGTTGCCCTTGACGAACGAATACTGGTCGGGCAAATTCGAGATGAGGAGTGGCGATCAGAAGATAAAGCTTTGA from bacterium harbors:
- a CDS encoding RNA polymerase sigma factor RpoD/SigA codes for the protein MVQYVWNGQQDPVREDEEEKIPSYISRLTQTELLTPHEENELALLALAGNEEARKRLVEANMRLVVNIAKHYRNHAIPFEDLVQEGAIGLMNAISRFDPDKGYRFSTYATHWIRQSIGRALDNKSKAIRLPAHVSETLRRIIKEKARLLREMGEDPDPEQLAQACGVSTGKIVRLLQSSQEPLSLDMMVGDEENAALGSFLSDSTVSNPEEMILKLEFQTEVEEIFASLSERERMIIRRRLGLDSTESNVLQDIGTDLQLSRERIRQIEASAIKKLRTLANRRRLRDKYVS